ATTTCGACAACTctaataatataatgattttgtcCTTTAAAGGAAACATATTACCATAGAAATACTGAATCATGCGAAGGTGGGGTATTCCTTAAAGTGCATTGGGAGCTATTAAGTAGAGAGCATCGACAAGCTTGATAAGAGTTGTGAAAgttgttataaataaataacaagaaTACATTTCTgtgaagttaaaaatgtgttctGAAGCTAATTTTCTCAGAAATATATGCGAGCGAACACATCTCTAGTAGATTTGTCAAATGATGTCTCCTAAGAGTATTGTTTCAATTTAAATTGTCGCAGTAACACCCCCAACGTATATTTAACTACATCTTTgtcttttaaaaagaaaaacctATATGTACTTAAAGAAAGAATATCTTGTGAACAACTTATACGTTTACTGGTCCCCAAATGAATATCAGTGGTTAAGGGTAGGGGAGGTGGAGGCGAAGAATGCGTTCGTCCATTCGCTCCTTGTCAGAGGCCAATGTCCTATATCATAAAGCACATAATATCATAAATTCCATCTCCCGTTGACGATGAGTTGCATATAAACCAAAGGTATGCTAATATGACCGATATTTTGACCTTAGACCCAAAACCTAGAAAGTCTTGTGTGTATTTTATCTACTGTAATAGTTTAGGACACTGGAAACCCGTACTTTATGTAGTGGTCCACCTTCACTATTGTAAATGATGTGTAGCATTGCATAATTAGGTCACTGCGACCTGCATTATGACCTTTGACTAGATGCAAGAAAATATAACTCAGCTTTTATCTTCTATGCGATAAGACATGTCAAAAAATTGACCCTGATTTTGACCATTCAACTCTCTTTAGTACTATTATACACCATTATCTTATGTTTAGTATTGTAGGTCCAAATAGTTTCAGAAACGATGATAAACTTCATTAGTCAAATTCTGGTGGCAATTAACGGAAAAGCTCTGATAATCAAACTGatcttttatttgtttcatttttgcagttttcaaatttaaattaacCAGTTTCCCATGGTGCAGCAGGCAGCTTTTTATTCCTTCCTTTTTAATGTTTAcacgtatattttttttttaattccatatatataacatcatgATAATTCATAGCAACTTATGTGTTTTCAATAACAATAACAGTAATAaattatcaacataaacttaaacaaaaatattttattgcactttgaaaacagattttaaagtgaacagtcgggcaaggatgccTAAAgacggtaaaaatggtgtgaatgtatccagtataatttcttatgaaatagaaaaataaaatctctcgtcaaaatctgtctgcgtacgaagaaattaatttaaagtatagcaatcctaaaacgtcctcccggctgactatgtccgtggttacatttccacgcagcctcgctttcaatgctttcaacttttctttatttcaatggtcagaactgggaaacgtaagcagaacttgaccgtcgtattaacacgtgagaacttttggaaggccaatgaacacatttagactgattttctttgcccgactattcactttaaagtgtAATGAAGTAACAAAATACAATCAATGTTCAAAGGAAAATATCTTTGAATCGAATTACCTGAATTGactatgatatatttttgtcaatttatgATAAAATGCTCCAATCCCAGCCAACCCCATAAAAATGATACATGATATATGAAAAGATTAAGAATAGTTTCCGAGAGcttgagaatttttttttcttaaaaattcAGTATCTTTTATGCAATTTACTagtataaaatacaatacagtCTTTAACTTCTCCTGTTGTAAATCCGTATCGTGTTGGAATCTGTGGTAAATTCTGTATATGCATATAACATAGTTATCTGTATATGAGTGAATGTATTTAGTATGACGTCATGTATGTTCAAATATATCGTCATGCATACGACTTGTatgagtttcgctcacaaaacaatgacgttaCAATGGATACCTTTCCGCATGAACGTTATCTCCGGAGGTTATACAAAGGCTGAATAATCGTTAGAAAGTAGTTACTGATTTATAAGTGTGGTTATTCCTAGACTGCGTCTGTAGGTCCGAGAATAGTAGAAGAGTGAGAAACCCCACTTCCATGTCATGAAGCACCACACCAGTGTCAGATAATACCCGTCATCATAAATCTGCAGGCCTAGCAAGAAGGAAATGGACAGATTTAAGgtaacattaaaaattaaacCGATAATTTAAATTGAATCCAGAAAGTTATTTCTAGCTCTGTATCAGAGAAAACAAAGGATTGATTTTAAACTTGAAAAAAACCCACCGTCTCTTTCTTTAATCGGTATTGAccacaaattattttaaattagtATTTCATATCCAAGGTAATATAAATCACAAATTCTAACTAAAATTGGAATAAGAAATACAACATAAAGCATTTTTTTGCTTAAAATATTCTAATTAATTATAGGTGGTCTAACGGGGCACTGTACGAATTTCccttacaaaaaaaaaaaaaaaaaaaaaaaaatggcggcGAAAATAAAAAAGTAGTTAGATACGGGAACGCAAAATAAAGTCGCCGCCAAAGTATGTTGGATTACAGTCAACGCATACATATTCTATGTGACTGGTAAATGTAGGAGTTAAAAAAAGTTATGGTTACTTCTCGATGTTCGACCCATAAACATTCATTGTTTAGACTTTAAGAAGACACAttcaataaacaatgttgttttcaataattccatgtaattcaatttttttcttattatgttGTGCAATAGTTTATTCTTTTCTAGTTTTTCaatgatttacaaaataaagaaaattctttttttcttatattaaaaatatattgtcaTTTCGTAGTAAATTGATAAGAAACAAAGATGTTCCGGCAAAATTTAGAATGATATTAGATTGCTCTTGATTTAGTGCTTTGTATTTGATAATGAATGGAACATACAACACGCAGTCGTCAATCATTAAAGGTAAATACGATTCTTTATTGAAAACTCTTTGATATAAGTGGCAATTATTCAATCCAATGGTTGGTTTTAAATAACGTTTCGCGAAGGCCCAGTAAGTAAACTAGTATGTTCTATGTAAATCTGACGGCTGTTGAATCAGTACCAAAGAAACTTTCTAAGTTAGCAGTTTTAGGTGCTATTAACatctaaataaaacattgttactTCAATTCACCAATTCAGGCAAACATTTGAATGTCGGAACCTGTAGTGTAACCTCCCCCCTTATATAACCCCGTTACCGGATACTAAACAGTAAATCGCGTCGTTTAGGTGCAAACACTTTTGACATGTAATGATACTATAATCCACCACATAATAATTGTTAATCTAACAGGAACTGATATTTGTTATCATAGCATCACGTATCATAATCATACACTAATCGGGTTAAACTTGCCTCGGCTAGACCGCTGACGTTAGCTAGAATGGTTGGAGTATTACCTTGATTTGAAACGATAGCCAGTGTTAGGTAAACTGTGAACCCGCAAACACCCATCAGTTGGAAAAAACAGCCCATCAGCATCAATGTTTTAAGTTTTCTCTCATCTTTCTGTGATAGTCCCCTTGTGCTGTAGATGTGCACAGTCAGAGTTATGAGGGCGATGACACCTTCATAAAACATATAGAACATGAAACATAAAGTGTTACGACcattaatatcattattataatcTTGTATCTTATGGGAAGTGTATGTCCCATACAATATATACGTATTTACGCGTCCGCTTTTATTCTTGTATGTTCCAGATGCAGAAGGCTCATCGGCTTAGCACAAAACAGATGTAAATACAATGGAAGATTAAGAACGAATGCACTTGGTTTGCATCACTtacatgtttatatcatacTGTCATTTCATACTAGAAACCGCTACTACAGGAGATACCACACACGTGCGGGCTTAAGGACTTTTTGACAGTATCAGTAAGTGATTGGAATCATTTTGTCGCTACCTGCCAGTATAGACCTGACTAGCATGtggcttttgtttgtttgtttgatattttgatatttgaaacaTTCGAGACGAGGTCACTGATGTACAAGGATTGTTTTAGTGGAATCATAACGTATTGTGAGTATGAATATACCGTACCTGACATAAGACCCCAGCCTGCTGCATTCCAATTATTATAGTGTACACCGAACACGGTAAATACAGACAGACCCACGATTACACCCACGGCAGCTACCCCTATCCGAAGGCGCATCCATACAGCTGGAACGTCCTCCATACTGACAGTTTAAAGCTATGATACAGGTCACTGGTGTGTACCCCAGTAAGTGGTATACGCGtgtttctgtatacagatatctgAGTTTATTTTGTCTGATAATGGAGGACCGGTCGCTAATGTTTACACATGACCGTCACTTGAGTTATAAAACTACGTAAGAATGCATagaaggtatacatgtacatgtacttagtgATACCATTTCAtaatgattaaaacacagatgtGAGGTCATCTATTGATTCTGGATAAAGTATAATAGTTTAAATAAGATCGAATGTATTTAGAATCTTAAAGTTTTCATAtgatatgagattttatgaaacgcgTCTAATAAATTTTTTGGTTTTACTTTTGCTACCCTTTGCGAGCACAAATTAAAACATTGAGACTAGTTTCAGAAAAATTctcatgaaaataaatacaaaaagataCTTTTGATCACATTCCGAAGAATCCAAACATAAAAAGGTGTTGTAAAAATCCAATGGAGGCCACGATTTTGCTACGACGTCATCAATTCCTAACGTCAGGTCATTATTTACTGGCGTAAAGTCATGGTGTCATAGTGAGTTTCCGGCCAATGAAAACGTTCCAGGTTTTATTTTACAAGAGACataattatgcaaaaaaatTATGGGTGAAGTCACGACATATAATAAAATCGTATTCAGCTGTGGATAAATTACAATCTTCAATAAAGTAAATTCTCATACTATTAAGATCAACCCTAATGAATGGTGCCAAATGACATATTAGATGATATAACAACACTAAGAATTACCCAGAACAATTGCAATTTTCgagatatttgtatatatatccagaaTTCTAAGGGAGAGCTTTTTTGTTAAAAAGACAATCactttatttttctggattCCTCTTTCGATTcgtctaaaatatttttttctaatatcgTTTGATAACCTGAAAGGATTTTTTCATCtaacaaattaattttgtgaCACTTTTCAAGAATATGATTGAATATTGTAAACAGTGATATCACAGGAAAAACTTATACTGATATTTGGCTCCATTTCACATTCAATGTACGATTTCTGTTGTTAATGGCACCATTGTCTGGACCgtggacctccaaacactagccagatGCTAGAAATTAACATATAACAGCGTATATCACACATTCACATCATAAAAGAACGAATGCCGAGAGATAACTATGGCCAAAAAATCGATCATGTTTCTTATATATCAAAAAAAGGCCTACAAAGAGAATATGGCTATCTGATTTGATGTgttgatatcaatatatatcagACTTGTTTGTCGTATCGATCGGACTTGTAAAGATAGGGTAAAATAATTCAAAGCCAAACGCATgatgacattttgttttcattgacTGACTACGCttgattttttataataattacaagcaaaatcattaaattttcTGAAAAAGAGGCGTCCATTGGttcatttaatttgcattgTCTTCGACTAGAGGAATCACACACGCCTTCCATGTGGCTTCAATTGCATATGAACTGTCCGATTCGCATGTCACAGTCATTCGGAATCCTCGAGGGGTTACGTTCGTTAATGTCGGTGTTACGTGACCCACGACAGCCCTGGTTGGAATGTGGTAAATCGAGGCAGAAGCGGATAAAGATGGCGCTTCATGAAACTGGTTGTGGAAGAAGATGTCATGTGATCCCATTGGACACAAGTTGTGCACAGAGCCAGTTGTACCTGTAATAGTGAAAATGAGAAGCTACTTTAAATTATGCATTTAATTTAActcaagttatttattttttcaatcacGATTTAAAAATTTACCTCGCGTTATTTATTTTCTCAATCACGATCTAAGGTAGCAAATGCTGTtaataacttaaaattttaatgccaaaaaataataatattaattgaGTCATGTGACCTATTTCTACAGCAATTCACTGTGCAAAATAGGTGTAGTGATATTaacatacagtacataaagACCTATATAAGataaagataaaacaaatgCTCTAAAAAGTCAAATGTCATTAATTTACTTTGGTAGTTTCATTACATAATGAAatctttaattttctttttatgaatttctaatatttgaagatgctccaccgccgacagagcataaacggtaatcaattgaacaataattattggtgtttaattggtgcaaaatactaatttgtttgctcctgtttttttttttttaagtgtcatttgtcagtggtggagcatctgtaATGCTTATATTTTACATCGTCGAACTGTATACGTGCATGTTTGTGTGATTTCATCTACTTCCTGTTAAAGCGTCATTAAGTCATTGTAACCAAAACATTTGTTCGTCATTTGGATACTTCCTGCTGGAGATGCAGCCCACATAACGATTGTGAATATTAGTAACTGTTTATCTGAAATAAGAACCACCTAATTCCGATACCGTCACCATTCTGCCTTTAACATGAGAAACCATCAAAGCGACAATCTGAGTACTATCTTTAGATTGAAGTAAATCGATCACGAACGATTTAATCAGTACGTTTAATTGTACAAAGAAACAAGTATGAAAGTTTATGATGATCTCAACCAGTCAAACGATATTGACTTCATATAAAAATAGATCAGATGTATACATGCACAACAAAAGTGCCAAGGAGAGAGCAAAACGTTTGTAGCTAAAACATAGTTAGATAAGACAGTCTGGAAGAAATAAAAGCAATCCTGGTgcttttttcactttcaaacaCTAAAGAGTTCACCTTACATTATTGTTTAGCAAATTGGCATACTTATACTCGAGGGGAAACTGTTAGTGATTACGTTAATTCCAATAACTAAAATTTCGCATATTAGTCAAACATGAATAAAAACAAGACATTAAATACTTACAAGGAAGTTTTACCGTGTCtggaaacaaataaaatcaatctCACTTTTCATTCTTGAGAGATACATGTGAAAGAATATAGAATCTAAAATGAGATTTTAttccatatctttacatttGAGATTTTACAAGTCATGGCAAGCAAACATTAACATTTCAGGAcgaatttcataaaaaaatacttcttaTCACATAACAAACCTATATTTGTTACAAAATTCCAACATTACGTCAATCCATGAAGCCATAATGAATGTCCATCCAATGAAAAGCGCTCCAGGTTATATCACACTAATGACATATACAAAAATTTTATACAGGCAAggtcaatgatttttttagaatattattataaaaatacatcaaCTATTAATGACAAGATATGATCcatattctgtatatatatgttgatgttCTATACTGTTTTGTTTATCGTGATGAAAATTGAATgacatatatctttaaaacaaatcaaagatGTAGATTTACACTTACAGATTATTCAAGCTTTGGtgatataattaaattaaagttttaaacATCATCCCAGAGTAATTTgacttttcacattttgtcaATATTCATGCGAACGTCCCAAGGTCGAAGAAGGATTTCTAAAATACGGTAAACTCACCTCGAATTTTTACGATAATTTCTCTCGGCGATTTGACTTTGCAATTTACTAGTCATAACAGTTCTACTTTTCCTTTACTGATTGAAACTTATCGTGTCCACTAATTTTCGGAACACGCGAAAATCAAGCTCAGCCGACAAAATGTCAGTTATATAAGTACAGGTATTGGACATATTGAGTTTTGCAACTAGCATGGAAATAGGAAAAGAAACCCCTCAACAAGAATTTCAATGTAAATGTTATAAACCATATTTTTCAGATTTGATTACCTTTGAGCCAGCCAATAAGATTGGTGATGAAGTGTTGCTGTTGCATCATGGTATTAGACATATCCTGGATGGTCGCTGACTGGGTCTTAATCTTGTCGTCTAAGGATGCCGCGTCCACTGACATGCTGGTTTTCGCAGAAgtaaaattttgaatcacaCCCTCCTGTCTACTAAGATCCTGGGATAACTTGTTGATTTGTAGTTTCATGTCGTTTATCGTGACATCTTTAGCGTTTAATGTCTGGTCCTGTTGGGCAAGTTTTTGTTGGAGGGACTGAATCGTTACTTCCTGttgtaataatttattattaCTAACAACGGCTTGggattttatgttatttaagtCAAGCAATGCAGATTGATATTTCTGATCCAATGTGTTTACAGCTGACATATTACATTCACAAGTGTTTGATTGAGCATGCGCAGCTGTTATGTTACCGAAAATGGTTTCCAAGTTCGAATTCTGCAAAACGTCTTTAAGTTCATGCGCAGCAGGCAATGATACTAATTCTTCCAACATATGATATATACCGGATACCTGTGCAGAGGTAATTCCGGTTATAGAGGAAAGATTTTTCGTTTCTAAATCAGTATGGTTTATTTGATGGGATATCACATCAATTCGATGGGAGATATTTCGTAGTTCATATGAAGTCTGTCCATTATTATTTGATGCATGGAGACGTTGGCAAGTCGTTTGATTTGTAATCAGATCGTTAATAAGTGCATCTGACCTtgagaggtgcgtgtttagATCAGTGATACGGCCGCTAATTTTCGCCATTTCCCGTTCCTGTGTTGCATCTTGGGATCGAAGGTCATCAAGCTGCCGGTGGATGTCGTCATAGACAGCAGCAGGAAGGGGACTCGGTTGCTGGTTGTCGACAAGAAATCGCTTGTTTGAGGACGCTCTACATCCcgataaagaaacaaaaacaagaacGTAAATCAACATCGTTGTTATACTATTTCAGACCTTATAGTACAATCTTATCTACATGTGACAACGTTTGTGTGGAATGAACAGCGACGAAGATAAGATATGGTGATGGTTATTtattgataacatttcaaaacagGATTTCCGTATGGCACCTAGCCATATGTATTCtcgctacatgtacatgttgtgTTAGTTCAGACATGAAATGCCGAGATTGTTTTGGAATATTTTAgaataaatcaaagtaagagaaTTAGGTAATTCCTTATGTATATAGGACCTCAGATGAGCATTTAGCAATTAACATATTCATAAAACGATTCGAAAAAATCTTTccgttttatattttgtttcatatgCGAACCTACGTACGAGAACATGAAAGTTTAATGACATCCTGTATGGACTGAACATAACTTAAAATAATATGATTATGACAAAACTACAAGAAGCTATATTCTCACGACATCACGTCACTGTTTAGACTATGACGTCAGAATGGTTTCCCTGTCCAGTACAGTGAATGAAAAGTGTTCTACGTTTTGTTACATTAGTAGTAAAGCTACAATAGTAGTATAAAGTAAATTAACTGCTACCTTGGCGATTGACTGAGTAGCATATGGATTatgtgatgaaataaaatatatcatgtaGAAATGCTTCTTTTTTCATAT
This genomic window from Argopecten irradians isolate NY chromosome 4, Ai_NY, whole genome shotgun sequence contains:
- the LOC138322294 gene encoding heme transporter hrg1-A-like, producing MEDVPAVWMRLRIGVAAVGVIVGLSVFTVFGVHYNNWNAAGWGLMSGVIALITLTVHIYSTRGLSQKDERKLKTLMLMGCFFQLMGVCGFTVYLTLAIVSNQGNTPTILANVSGLAEASLTRLVYDYDT
- the LOC138321636 gene encoding protein CIP2A-like, whose protein sequence is MLIYVLVFVSLSGCRASSNKRFLVDNQQPSPLPAAVYDDIHRQLDDLRSQDATQEREMAKISGRITDLNTHLSRSDALINDLITNQTTCQRLHASNNNGQTSYELRNISHRIDVISHQINHTDLETKNLSSITGITSAQVSGIYHMLEELVSLPAAHELKDVLQNSNLETIFGNITAAHAQSNTCECNMSAVNTLDQKYQSALLDLNNIKSQAVVSNNKLLQQEVTIQSLQQKLAQQDQTLNAKDVTINDMKLQINKLSQDLSRQEGVIQNFTSAKTSMSVDAASLDDKIKTQSATIQDMSNTMMQQQHFITNLIGWLKDTVKLPCTTGSVHNLCPMGSHDIFFHNQFHEAPSLSASASIYHIPTRAVVGHVTPTLTNVTPRGFRMTVTCESDSSYAIEATWKACVIPLVEDNAN